A genomic segment from Cygnus atratus isolate AKBS03 ecotype Queensland, Australia chromosome Z, CAtr_DNAZoo_HiC_assembly, whole genome shotgun sequence encodes:
- the TOPORS gene encoding E3 ubiquitin-protein ligase Topors — MPTDASPDSKCPICLDRFDNVAYLDRCLHRFCFRCVQEWSKNKAECPLCKQPFFSIFHTVRAEDDFEEYILRPTENGSFASPDGQRFRYRTTLTREHDASSYHQGSSSSLRTVSPPDNGILFEGLSSQLVQQSDGEIQQMIRRLALRRQASTEGRYVGHIPEEEMISFRRALYRTGMRVRSIQDGGRYRDISAEFFLHNAACLHRLVPWLRRELIVLFGSHGSLATIVHHVIVRNITRYDLESQAFADSLKPFLLNRTEHFLHEFISFARCPFNLEAYDHHANYDCPAPSYDEGSHSESSIITISPDEVDSHGPDHRSSMTGIGQAPWDDETPGPSYSISDEVRTNMASPLETSESSDEDSAAKRTERQTQLQANADSNDSDSSLDNCVIVGYVKPLAERTPELVELSSDSEESIREEKREDVKKQQSVQCRSWSDSEQSRSSSPRSPVYKENVGSCRSSLSPAVEKTELKDEEKNKGKAKALSPQDSIWSPSSERDMMCSPCNHRLSRRRKSRSPQSCSQNSQGSHDHQSRREHHSKRQLQKRRSRSRESSKHRSKRSRRRSRSPDTSVSQKSQRGSLSRESTTSREVSRSRSRSKGHGKRRSRSRDSDQCHVRDSYQSRYHRGYAFYSRKTLGEGSSCRRRTQSSARCSRQSASPEYRLQSFTEKTDPHSQKGLHERHYYYYERRRSRSRSSNRSGTPSGGADRTKSEKPGGKRKYKTRHLESAVKESTSLERENDHKKNFSKLSDCYKNEDSLSDNQASSETKHKKKRKKMRSPSVEIVYEGKVTDPTKHTKKKKKKHKKKHRKHHVHSSPVVITIDSDSGKEPESTECDSSVTWTGATRLNERENESPSSLLGMTGCEDVYRVSEETGEAAKKYSIPTGRRDFDGDIDMRNADAEPQEAAGKSLVADTTSSNTTHTETVISCGQGAQATPSSQLSLPQSSLLECPERPPLILRLPKRLVNRSCWSESPEKNM; from the coding sequence ATGCCAACGGATGCGTCCCCTGACTCCAAGTGCCCCATTTGCTTGGACAGATTTGACAATGTCGCCTATCTAGATCGTTGCTTGCACAGGTTCTGTTTCCGTTGCGTCCAGGAGTGGTCGAAGAACAAAGCAGAATGCCCGCTCTGCAAACAGcccttcttttccattttccatacGGTTCGTGCTGAGGATGACTTTGAGGAATACATACTCAGGCCTACGGAAAATGGCTCTTTTGCCAGCCCTGATGGCCAGAGGTTTCGTTACCGGACCACCTTAACAAGGGAACACGACGCCTCCTCTTACCACCAAGGCAGTTCCTCATCTCTAAGGACAGTGTCCCCTCCGGATAATGGGATTTTGTTCGAAGGGTTGTCAAGCCAGCTGGTTCAGCAGAGTGATGGGGAGATTCAGCAGATGATAAGGAGGCTGGCCTTGAGGAGACAGGCCAGCACAGAGGGCAGATATGTGGGGCACATTCCGGAGGAGGAGATGATCAGCTTCCGCAGGGCCCTGTACCGCACGGGGATGCGTGTCCGTAGCATTCAGGACGGCGGCCGCTACCGAGACATTTCAGCAGAGTTTTTCCTCCACAACGCCGCTTGCCTTCACAGGTTGGTTCCCTGGCTGAGGCGAGAGCTTATAGTCTTGTTCGGTTCCCACGGGTCTCTGGCTACCATCGTGCACCATGTCATTGTCAGGAATATCACCAGGTACGATCTGGAGAGTCAGGCCTTCGCTGATAGTTTGAAGCCATTTTTGCTGAATCGGACCGAACACTTCCTCCATGAATTCATCAGTTTTGCCCGTTGTCCATTTAACTTAGAAGCATACGATCACCATGCCAATTATGACTGTCCTGCACCGTCATATGATGAAGGAAGCCACTCAGAGTCGTCAATCATTACTATATCTCCCGATGAGGTAGATTCTCACGGGCCAGACCACCGTTCATCCATGACTGGTATTGGCCAGGCCCCCTGGGATGATGAAACTCCAGGGCCTTCCTATTCCATTTCAGATGAGGTCCGTACAAACATGGCTTCTCCTCTGGAGACATCAGAAAGTTCTGATGAAGACTCTGCTGCAAAGAGAACCGAACGACAGACTCAGTTACAGGCAAATGCTGACTCAAATGACAGTGACTCTTCTTTGGACAATTGTGTTATTGTTGGGTATGTTAAGCCACTAGCTGAGAGGACACCAGAACTGGTTGAGCTGTCCTCAGACTCTGAGGAGTCCatcagggaggagaaaagggaggatGTGAAAAAACAGCAGTCAGTCCAGTGTCGTAGCTGGAGTGACAGCGAACAAAGCAGGAGCTCATCACCACGCTCCCCTGTGTATAAAGAGAATGTAGGAAGCTGTAGGAGCTCCTTATCCCCTGCAGTCGAGAAAACAGAGTTGAAggatgaggagaaaaacaaaggtaaagcaaaagctctGTCTCCACAGGACTCGATCTGGAGCCCCTCTTCGGAGAGGGACATGATGTGCTCCCCTTGCAATCACAGATTGTCCAGAAGGAGAAAGTCCAGGAGTCCGCAGTCCTGTTCACAGAACAGTCAAGGCAGTCATGACCATCAGTCTAGGAGGGAGCATCACAGCAAACGCCAGCTTCAAAAGAGGCGATCAAGAAGCAGAGAGAGCAGCAAACATAGGAGCAAAAGAAGCAGGAGGAGGTCGAGATCTCCTGACACTAGTGTCTCCCAAAAAAGCCAGAGAGGCTCCCTTAGTCGTGAGAGCACTACATCCAGGGAAGTAAGCAGATCACGATCGCGTAGCAAAGGCCATGGCAAAAGGAGATCGAGGAGCAGAGACAGTGACCAATGTCATGTAAGAGACAGTTACCAAAGTAGATACCACCGGGGTTATGCTTTCTATAGTCGAAAGACACTTGGAGAGggctcctcctgcaggaggaggactCAGTCCAGTGCTCGCTGTTCAAGGCAGTCTGCTAGTCCGGAGTACAGGTTACAGTCTTTTACTGAAAAGACAGATCCGCACAGCCAGAAGGGACTACATGAGAgacattattactattatgaACGACGCAGATCAAGGAGTCGATCAAGCAATAGGTCAGGGACCCCGTCTGGAGGGGCTGACAGAACGAAAAGCGAAAAGCCCGGTGGGAAAAGGAAGTACAAAACTCGGCACTTGGAGAGTGCAGTGAAGGAGAGCACAAGtctagagagagaaaatgacCACAAGAAAAATTTCTCGAAACTCAGCGACTGCTACAAAAACGAAGATAGCCTTTCAGACAATCAAGCAAGTAGTGAGACAAAGCataagaaaaagaggaagaaaatgagaagccCAAGTGTGGAGATAGTCTATGAAGGAAAAGTGACAGACCCGACAAAGCACAcgaaaaagaagaagaaaaagcataagAAGAAACACCGGAAACATCACGTACATTCCTCTCCAGTGGTGATTACAATTGATAGTGACAGTGGCAAGGAGCCAGAAAGTACTGAATGTGACAGCAGCGTTACTTGGACAGGCGCAACCAGGTTAAACGAGAGGGAAAATGAGTCTCCATCATCTCTTCTGGGAATGACAGGTTGTGAAGATGTTTACAGAGTGAGCGAGGAAACTGGAGAAGCAGCCAAAAAATACAGTATTCCTACTGGAAGAAGAGACTTCGATGGTGACATTGACATGAGAAATGCTGATGCTGAGCCTCAagaagcagctgggaagagtCTGGTAGCAGATACGACAAGCAGCAACACCACTCACACAGAAACTGTAATTAGCTGTGGTCAAGGAGCACAAGCAACACCTTCCAGTCAACTGTCTTTACCCCAGTCTTCCTTACTAGAGTGTCCAGAGAGACCACCGTTGATACTACGGCTGCCAAAGAGACTTGTCAACAGATCCTGTTGGTCTGAGtccccagaaaaaaacatgtag